The Planococcus halocryophilus nucleotide sequence GGCTTCTGAAGATAATTATTCTTTCATTTATTAAGTTCTTGGAAGTGATGATAAACCTATCTCAGCTTATTTACAGAAAATAGTATAAATCTTGGAGGATGGATATGGAATTTAAAATGGGGCTTTATGAAGGACCTTTTAATTCAATTAAATCAGGAAAGAAAACTGTAGAAGTACGGTTAAGCGATCAAAAGAGAAGGGATTTAAGAAAAGGAGATACAATAGAGTTTACAAAGTTACCAGAGGAAAACGAAAAAATTTACTTAGAGATACAGGAGTTAAAAAAGTATTCTTCGTTTAGGGAAA carries:
- a CDS encoding ASCH domain-containing protein: MEFKMGLYEGPFNSIKSGKKTVEVRLSDQKRRDLRKGDTIEFTKLPEENEKIYLEIQELKKYSSFREMYEDIPAEQLDAVGRGIEERVETIHKIYSSDLEKEWGTLAIVIKLV